One window of Chloroflexota bacterium genomic DNA carries:
- a CDS encoding type II toxin-antitoxin system HicA family toxin, translating to MPRLPRIDGRTLRRVLERDGFVVARIEGSHHIMLKSLPGGERIVVPVPIHGHRVIKVGTLTGILRKARISRERLGKLLE from the coding sequence ATGCCTAGGCTGCCACGCATCGACGGCCGGACCCTTCGCCGCGTCTTGGAGCGTGACGGCTTTGTCGTGGCGCGTATCGAGGGCAGCCATCATATCATGCTCAAGTCTCTGCCGGGTGGCGAGCGGATTGTCGTGCCCGTGCCGATTCACGGGCATCGCGTGATCAAGGTTGGCACGCTGACCGGCATCCTGCGCAAGGCGCGCATCAGCCGTGAGCGTCTTGGTAAACTGCTTGAATGA
- a CDS encoding DEAD/DEAH box helicase, whose amino-acid sequence MPLADLLDRWRNDPQFARNVAAWKTIPARAARLGDFPVGLHPRLAEALRARGIHRLYTHQIAAWDAVQAGRHVAVVTGTASGKTLCYNLPVLDRLLREPETRALYLFPTKALAQDQAATLRGFAELWSLAVGERHEASADPLVATYDGDTPVDKRPAVRTGARIVITNPDMLHTGILPHHTKWAHFFERLRFIVIDEMHALRGVFGSHVANVLRRLKRIAQFYGASPQFILASATIANPVELAGRLVEEDVALVDDDGAPRGEKHFVIYNPPVVNRDLGLRRSALLEAVRIGNELLNRDIQTILFARSRRSVELLLSYLQQLRPLENLLPGGDSSTPLRAYRGGYLPSVRREIERGLRDGSVRGVVATNALELGVDIGQMGASVMVGYPGNIAATWQQAGRAGRTATDSLALLVVTAAPIDQYLAHHPSWFFTRTPEHGLINPDNLIILVHHLRCAAFELPFQKGESFGHVEGARVKEFLDFLADEGALHSSGDRYYYMSEKYPADQVSLRSASPDTVVIQTAAQSGGDDAGDEPVTTLGEVDLHSAYWMLHPQAIYLHEGQSYFCAALDLERKVAEVRRVDADYYTEPRQEVTIELVEQAAVEPATGGAKYHGEVKVTSQLIGFRKIKLFTHENLGTGEVQLPPTELITTGYWLSVADETVERLREAGLWSNDRNDYGPNWQEQRRKTRERDNFRCRNCGVAETDAEHHVHHIQPFRTFGGYLAANQLSNLLTLCPPCHARAETAVRVRSGLAGVSFALAHLAPLFLMCDPRDIGVHSDPRSPLADGQPAVVVYDNVAGGIGLSERLYELHAELLARTRELVRACDCTDGCPSCVGPAGESGEGGKRETLALLDMLH is encoded by the coding sequence ATGCCGCTCGCCGACCTGCTCGATCGCTGGCGCAACGATCCGCAATTTGCGCGCAACGTTGCGGCGTGGAAGACGATCCCGGCGCGCGCCGCGCGGCTGGGCGACTTCCCGGTCGGCCTGCACCCGCGGCTGGCCGAGGCGCTCCGCGCGCGCGGCATCCACCGCCTCTACACGCACCAGATCGCTGCGTGGGACGCCGTGCAGGCCGGCCGGCACGTCGCGGTCGTGACCGGCACGGCCAGCGGCAAGACGCTCTGCTACAACCTGCCGGTGCTCGACCGGCTGCTGCGCGAACCCGAAACGCGCGCGCTCTACCTCTTCCCGACTAAAGCGCTGGCACAGGACCAGGCCGCGACCCTGCGCGGCTTCGCCGAGCTCTGGTCGCTGGCGGTCGGCGAGCGCCACGAGGCGTCCGCCGACCCGCTGGTCGCCACCTACGACGGCGACACGCCGGTCGACAAGCGTCCCGCCGTGCGAACCGGCGCGCGCATCGTCATCACGAACCCCGACATGCTGCACACCGGCATCCTGCCGCATCACACGAAGTGGGCGCACTTCTTCGAGCGCCTGCGCTTCATTGTGATCGACGAGATGCACGCGCTGCGCGGCGTATTCGGCTCGCACGTGGCCAACGTCCTGCGGCGCCTGAAGCGCATCGCGCAGTTCTATGGCGCGTCGCCGCAGTTCATCCTCGCCTCCGCGACGATCGCTAACCCGGTCGAGCTGGCCGGGCGTCTGGTCGAGGAGGATGTCGCGCTGGTGGACGACGACGGCGCGCCGCGCGGGGAGAAGCACTTCGTGATTTACAATCCGCCGGTCGTCAACCGCGATCTCGGCCTGCGTCGCTCGGCGTTGCTGGAGGCGGTGCGGATCGGCAACGAACTGCTCAATCGCGACATACAGACGATCCTGTTTGCGCGCAGCCGCCGCTCGGTCGAACTGCTGCTGTCGTATCTTCAGCAGTTGCGCCCGCTCGAGAACTTGCTGCCGGGCGGCGATTCATCGACGCCGCTGCGCGCCTATCGCGGCGGCTACCTGCCGTCGGTGCGCCGCGAGATCGAGCGCGGCCTGCGTGACGGCTCGGTGCGCGGCGTGGTGGCGACGAACGCGCTCGAGCTTGGCGTCGATATCGGCCAGATGGGCGCGAGCGTGATGGTCGGCTATCCGGGCAACATCGCAGCGACCTGGCAGCAGGCCGGGCGCGCTGGCCGCACGGCGACGGACAGCCTGGCCCTGCTGGTGGTGACCGCCGCGCCGATCGACCAGTACCTGGCGCATCACCCGTCGTGGTTCTTCACGCGCACGCCGGAGCACGGCCTGATCAACCCGGACAACCTGATCATCCTCGTGCATCATCTGCGCTGCGCGGCGTTTGAGTTGCCGTTCCAGAAGGGCGAATCGTTCGGCCACGTCGAAGGGGCGCGGGTCAAGGAGTTTCTCGACTTTCTCGCGGATGAGGGCGCGCTGCATTCGTCGGGCGACCGCTACTACTATATGTCAGAGAAGTATCCGGCCGACCAGGTCTCCCTGCGCAGCGCCTCGCCCGACACGGTCGTCATTCAGACAGCCGCGCAGTCCGGCGGCGACGACGCGGGCGACGAGCCCGTGACGACGCTCGGCGAGGTCGACCTGCACAGCGCGTACTGGATGCTGCACCCCCAGGCGATCTACCTGCACGAGGGCCAATCGTACTTCTGCGCCGCGCTCGACCTGGAGCGCAAAGTGGCCGAAGTGCGGCGCGTGGACGCCGACTACTACACCGAGCCGCGCCAGGAGGTCACGATCGAACTGGTCGAGCAGGCGGCCGTGGAGCCGGCGACCGGCGGTGCGAAGTACCACGGCGAGGTCAAGGTCACGTCGCAGTTGATCGGCTTCCGCAAGATCAAGTTGTTTACGCATGAAAATCTCGGCACCGGCGAGGTGCAGTTGCCGCCGACCGAACTGATCACCACCGGTTACTGGCTGTCAGTGGCCGACGAGACAGTGGAGCGCCTGCGCGAGGCCGGGCTATGGAGCAACGACCGCAACGACTACGGCCCGAACTGGCAGGAGCAGCGCCGCAAGACGCGCGAGCGCGACAACTTCCGCTGCCGCAACTGCGGGGTGGCGGAGACCGATGCCGAGCACCACGTCCACCATATTCAGCCGTTTCGCACCTTCGGGGGCTATCTGGCGGCCAATCAGTTGAGCAACCTGCTCACGCTCTGCCCGCCGTGCCATGCGCGCGCCGAAACGGCGGTGCGCGTGCGCAGCGGACTGGCCGGAGTATCGTTCGCTCTCGCGCATCTCGCCCCGCTATTCCTGATGTGCGATCCGCGCGACATCGGCGTGCACTCCGACCCGCGCTCGCCGCTGGCCGATGGCCAACCGGCCGTCGTGGTGTACGACAACGTGGCGGGCGGCATCGGCCTGAGCGAGCGTCTGTATGAACTGCACGCCGAACTGCTGGCGCGCACGCGCGAACTGGTGCGCGCCTGCGACTGCACCGACGGCTGCCCGTCGTGCGTCGGCCCCGCCGGCGAAAGCGGCGAGGGCGGCAAGCGCGAAACGCTGGCGCTGCTGGATATGCTCCACTGA
- a CDS encoding thiolase family protein — translation MREVVIIEAVRTPVGRFGGVLKDAHPVDLAAKALTEVVRRAGIQKSDVEDVVMGCVTQTQDQGGNIGRLAVLQAGFPIEVPSVSINRMCGSSQQAVHFGAQAIAAGDADVVIAAGVESMTRVPMGSDFTFDTLPGQFPFDLVPQGISAELIAEQWGLSRAALDQFAFESHTKAAAATKEGRFQNEIMPVTVSAGGEQKTVAVDEGIRMNPDLARMGTLKSPFKENGVVTAANASQISDGAAAILLMSAERAQALGVRPRARVLSRVAVGSDPILMLTGVIPATRKALERAGLSIDDMDAIEVNEAFASVVLSWAQEIEPDMAKVNANGGAIALGHPLGASGARIMTTLLHRLERSGGRYGLQTMCIGWGMATATIIERIGA, via the coding sequence ATGCGCGAAGTCGTGATTATCGAAGCGGTGCGGACGCCCGTTGGCCGCTTTGGCGGCGTGCTCAAGGACGCACACCCGGTGGATCTGGCGGCGAAGGCGCTGACCGAAGTCGTGCGCCGCGCCGGCATCCAGAAGAGCGACGTCGAAGACGTTGTCATGGGCTGCGTAACGCAGACGCAGGACCAGGGCGGCAACATCGGACGGCTGGCCGTGCTGCAAGCCGGCTTCCCGATCGAAGTGCCATCCGTCTCGATCAACCGCATGTGCGGCAGCAGCCAGCAGGCGGTGCACTTCGGCGCGCAGGCGATCGCGGCCGGCGACGCCGACGTGGTCATCGCGGCCGGCGTGGAGAGCATGACCCGCGTGCCGATGGGCTCCGACTTCACGTTCGACACCCTGCCCGGCCAATTCCCCTTCGACCTTGTGCCACAGGGCATCTCGGCCGAGCTGATCGCCGAGCAGTGGGGCCTCTCCCGTGCGGCGCTCGACCAATTCGCGTTCGAATCGCACACGAAGGCGGCCGCCGCAACGAAAGAGGGCCGTTTCCAGAACGAGATCATGCCCGTGACGGTCAGTGCCGGCGGTGAACAGAAGACGGTCGCCGTGGACGAGGGCATTCGCATGAACCCCGACCTGGCCCGGATGGGCACGCTGAAGTCGCCCTTCAAGGAAAACGGCGTGGTGACGGCAGCCAACGCCAGCCAGATCAGCGATGGCGCGGCGGCCATCCTGCTCATGTCGGCCGAGCGCGCGCAGGCGCTCGGTGTGCGACCGCGCGCGCGCGTACTGTCGCGTGTCGCAGTCGGCTCGGACCCGATCCTGATGCTCACCGGCGTCATCCCCGCGACGCGCAAGGCGCTGGAACGCGCCGGGCTGTCGATCGACGACATGGACGCGATCGAGGTCAATGAGGCGTTCGCCTCGGTTGTGCTGTCGTGGGCGCAGGAGATCGAGCCGGACATGGCGAAAGTGAATGCCAACGGCGGCGCGATCGCGCTCGGGCACCCGCTCGGCGCCAGCGGAGCGCGCATCATGACCACGTTGCTGCACCGGCTGGAACGCAGTGGCGGGCGCTACGGCCTGCAGACGATGTGCATCGGCTGGGGCATGGCGACCGCGACGATTATTGAGCGGATCGGCGCCTAG
- a CDS encoding ribonuclease H-like domain-containing protein, protein MNTPSGLSAKLKSLGVKVGARDVPPPDPAEKQKRIDRYGIELVVPGREIETPDGPAYVVEGVYDADYHHGHAPLHADAPLAALARWARDERMANCPRDEIVFLDTETTGLAGGTGTLPFMIGVGRFGPGGFRVAQFFMRDPADEPAVLAALDDWFAPCSMLVTFNGKAFDMPLVASRYTLHRRQLAIAAAPHLDLLPLARRLWRDRLASRALGSLEQHILGVARSGDEVPGWLIPMIYFEYLKTRDARPLRGVFYHNAMDIVAMAALLGHMAQMLADPLGFAKQHPVDLVALAKMYEEWGDHETAQQAYNRGMEHDLPAATFREAARRLSHLHRKRGEIERTLELWHEAAKRGELDAHISLAKHYEHRARDYARAEQYAVAALGVVNSPAVAPRERKRLQAELNHRLARIRRKAGNVA, encoded by the coding sequence ATGAACACCCCGTCCGGGCTGTCCGCCAAACTCAAGTCGCTGGGCGTCAAGGTCGGCGCGCGCGACGTGCCGCCGCCCGATCCGGCTGAGAAACAGAAACGGATCGACCGCTACGGGATCGAGCTGGTCGTGCCCGGCCGCGAGATCGAGACGCCCGACGGCCCGGCCTACGTGGTTGAAGGTGTCTACGATGCCGACTACCACCACGGACACGCGCCCCTGCACGCCGATGCCCCGCTGGCGGCGCTGGCGCGCTGGGCGCGCGACGAGCGCATGGCGAACTGCCCGCGCGACGAGATCGTCTTCCTCGATACCGAGACGACCGGGCTGGCGGGCGGCACTGGCACCCTGCCGTTCATGATCGGCGTCGGGCGCTTCGGCCCCGGCGGCTTCCGTGTGGCGCAGTTCTTCATGCGCGACCCGGCCGACGAACCGGCCGTGCTCGCCGCGCTCGACGACTGGTTTGCGCCGTGCTCCATGCTGGTGACGTTCAACGGCAAGGCGTTCGACATGCCGCTGGTCGCCTCGCGCTACACCCTGCACCGCCGGCAGCTCGCCATCGCCGCCGCGCCGCACCTCGACCTGCTGCCGTTGGCGCGCCGCCTCTGGCGCGACCGGCTGGCCAGTCGCGCGCTCGGCTCGCTGGAGCAGCACATCCTCGGCGTGGCTCGCAGCGGCGACGAGGTGCCGGGCTGGCTGATCCCGATGATCTATTTCGAGTACCTCAAGACGCGCGACGCGCGGCCACTGCGCGGCGTCTTCTACCACAACGCGATGGACATCGTCGCGATGGCGGCCCTGCTCGGGCACATGGCGCAGATGTTGGCCGACCCGCTCGGCTTCGCAAAGCAGCACCCGGTCGACCTGGTGGCGCTGGCGAAGATGTACGAGGAATGGGGCGACCATGAGACGGCGCAGCAGGCGTACAACCGGGGTATGGAGCACGACCTGCCGGCTGCTACATTCCGCGAAGCGGCGCGCCGCCTGTCGCACCTGCACCGCAAGCGCGGCGAGATCGAGCGCACGCTCGAACTGTGGCACGAAGCCGCAAAGCGCGGCGAACTGGACGCGCATATCAGCCTTGCCAAGCACTACGAGCATCGCGCGCGCGACTACGCGCGGGCCGAGCAGTACGCGGTGGCCGCGCTGGGTGTCGTCAACTCGCCCGCCGTCGCGCCGCGCGAGCGCAAGCGTTTGCAGGCCGAGTTGAACCACCGCCTGGCGCGCATCCGGCGAAAAGCGGGGAATGTGGCGTAG
- the hisE gene encoding phosphoribosyl-ATP diphosphatase, giving the protein MAETQTGVAIIPALYDLIRERRQNSPPGSYTASLFEKGRVEIVKKLGEEAVEVVVAATAQSRDRVVYESADLIYHLLVLLVEQGVTWDEVEAELAKRRK; this is encoded by the coding sequence ATGGCTGAAACGCAAACCGGCGTAGCGATCATCCCGGCGCTGTACGATCTGATCCGCGAGCGGCGGCAGAACTCGCCGCCCGGCTCGTACACGGCGTCGCTGTTCGAGAAGGGGCGCGTCGAGATCGTCAAGAAGCTTGGCGAGGAGGCGGTCGAGGTCGTCGTCGCGGCGACGGCGCAATCGCGCGACCGGGTCGTGTACGAGTCGGCCGACCTGATCTATCATCTGCTGGTGCTGCTCGTCGAACAGGGTGTGACGTGGGACGAAGTTGAAGCGGAACTGGCGAAGCGGCGAAAGTAG
- a CDS encoding type II toxin-antitoxin system HicB family antitoxin, protein MPASKKKSVVKRPVETGFKLSVTAELALDEEEGGYSVYCPELDIYTQGETIEECLLNLQEAAVGYIQVVGIENLKLRQKPVIRKEVELTVYA, encoded by the coding sequence GTGCCTGCATCCAAAAAGAAAAGCGTCGTTAAGCGTCCCGTCGAGACCGGCTTCAAGTTGAGTGTGACGGCCGAACTTGCACTTGACGAGGAAGAAGGCGGTTACTCCGTCTATTGTCCCGAATTGGACATTTATACTCAAGGCGAGACGATTGAGGAATGTCTGTTGAACTTGCAGGAGGCTGCCGTAGGTTATATCCAGGTGGTGGGAATCGAAAACCTGAAGCTTCGTCAAAAGCCCGTCATTCGCAAAGAAGTCGAACTAACCGTCTATGCCTAG
- a CDS encoding DinB family protein gives MTPEERRQRIAAYGAAHSVLVKALEQFPRTMWQFRPAPDRWTIHEIVVHITDSETNSFIRCRRAIAEPGSGIYAYDEMRWARELDYHGQSPDDALELFKWLRLTTHKLIATLPDEAWSRTFVHSDNGVVTLEQWLDTYERHVRDHVAQMQGVYAAWLKRKPA, from the coding sequence ATGACACCGGAAGAGCGCAGGCAGCGTATCGCGGCCTATGGCGCGGCGCACAGCGTGCTCGTCAAGGCGCTGGAACAGTTCCCGCGCACGATGTGGCAGTTTCGCCCCGCACCGGACCGGTGGACGATCCACGAGATCGTGGTCCACATCACCGACAGCGAGACCAACTCGTTCATCCGCTGCCGCCGCGCGATCGCCGAACCGGGCAGCGGCATCTACGCTTACGACGAGATGCGCTGGGCACGCGAGCTTGACTACCACGGCCAGAGCCCCGATGACGCGCTCGAACTGTTCAAGTGGCTGCGATTGACAACGCACAAGCTGATCGCGACGCTGCCGGACGAGGCGTGGTCGCGCACGTTCGTGCACTCCGACAACGGGGTCGTCACGCTGGAGCAGTGGCTGGACACGTACGAGCGGCACGTGCGCGATCATGTTGCCCAGATGCAAGGAGTGTATGCCGCATGGCTGAAACGCAAACCGGCGTAG
- a CDS encoding MBL fold metallo-hydrolase, producing MTRVTLWGTRGSLASPGPETARYGGNTSCVEVRGHSGTVLVLDAGTGLRRLGRDLPVGLRRVDILLTHLHMDHIQGLGFFGPLLDPSIDVHIWGPASTTLNLHARLSRYLSPPTFPISLADLERMPELHEVPCSVFEIGEFRISTALVSHPGPTVGYRIQSPDGVVTYLPDHEPALGVRHFPQSKDWTSGYALAAESDLLIHDTQFTQPEYEARIGWGHSSISQAFAFARIAEAKHLITFHHDPDHSDADLDRIMGQAIEQAKPEFGVTTGAEGETFQLGHTATGATGDADAD from the coding sequence GTGACTCGCGTCACCTTGTGGGGCACGCGCGGCTCGCTGGCCTCGCCGGGGCCGGAAACCGCGCGCTACGGCGGCAACACGTCGTGCGTGGAGGTGCGCGGCCACAGTGGGACGGTGCTGGTGCTGGATGCGGGCACGGGGCTGCGCCGGCTCGGACGCGACCTGCCGGTCGGACTGCGGCGCGTGGACATTCTGCTGACCCACCTGCACATGGATCACATCCAGGGACTCGGCTTCTTCGGTCCGCTGCTCGACCCGTCGATCGACGTGCACATCTGGGGACCGGCCAGCACCACGCTGAACCTACACGCGCGGCTGTCGCGCTACCTGTCGCCGCCCACCTTCCCGATCTCGTTGGCCGACCTGGAGCGCATGCCTGAACTGCACGAGGTGCCGTGCAGTGTGTTTGAGATCGGAGAGTTTCGTATATCAACCGCGCTGGTCAGCCACCCCGGCCCCACCGTCGGCTACCGGATCCAGTCGCCGGACGGTGTCGTCACCTACCTGCCTGACCATGAGCCGGCGCTCGGCGTGCGCCACTTCCCGCAGTCGAAAGACTGGACGTCCGGCTATGCGCTGGCCGCCGAGTCCGACCTGCTGATTCACGATACGCAGTTCACACAGCCGGAGTACGAGGCGCGGATTGGCTGGGGACACAGTTCAATCTCGCAGGCGTTCGCGTTCGCGCGCATCGCCGAGGCAAAGCATCTGATCACGTTCCACCACGACCCCGACCATAGCGACGCCGATCTGGATCGCATCATGGGGCAGGCAATCGAGCAGGCGAAGCCGGAGTTTGGCGTGACAACCGGCGCAGAGGGCGAGACGTTCCAACTAGGCCACACTGCGACCGGCGCAACCGGCGACGCAGACGCGGACTGA
- a CDS encoding MFS transporter, translating into MGDQSAARAALGRIFGSLKYRDFKLLWIGNLATQASYWMFSVGLGWLVIQMEDTNRAGWLALLGVASGVPLLIFSLLGGVLADRFERKRLLMTYQAGSLVFISVFAALVAFDLVQMWHVLLIAFLFGVAQALNIPLRQALVPALVDRSDLLNATALQSAAWNAMRVVGPALAGMLIATVDTKGIFILMVPSYIWAMIWVAQMEIPPHPPRHRAVHPVRNLVDGLQFMRRDATILTLILTVTVPTLFSLPYMNFVPLFASDILQVGPGGLGVLQGAVGVGALIAALAMAGLTGTSRKGLWMIVVMVGHSVVIALFGLSLNYYVSIALLFVSGIAWSVMNALNSTLLQLATPDEYRGRVFSVYALTWGFQPLGGLLIGGLAEALASPAYAIAITSMVGAVLILLATVMSPHMRRME; encoded by the coding sequence GTGGGAGACCAATCGGCAGCTCGAGCCGCGCTAGGGCGCATCTTCGGCTCGCTCAAATATCGCGACTTCAAGCTCCTGTGGATCGGGAACCTGGCAACTCAGGCGTCGTACTGGATGTTCAGTGTCGGGCTGGGTTGGCTGGTCATCCAGATGGAGGACACCAATCGAGCGGGGTGGTTGGCGTTGCTCGGTGTCGCCTCCGGGGTCCCGTTGCTCATCTTTTCCCTGCTGGGGGGTGTGCTGGCGGACCGCTTCGAGCGCAAGCGACTGCTGATGACCTATCAGGCCGGCAGCTTGGTGTTCATCTCGGTGTTCGCGGCACTGGTGGCGTTTGACCTGGTGCAGATGTGGCACGTGCTGTTGATCGCGTTCTTGTTTGGCGTTGCGCAGGCGCTCAACATACCGCTTCGGCAGGCGCTGGTTCCGGCGCTGGTGGACCGCAGCGATCTGCTCAACGCAACCGCCCTCCAGTCCGCTGCGTGGAATGCCATGCGGGTGGTGGGGCCGGCGCTGGCGGGCATGTTGATTGCGACGGTGGACACGAAGGGCATCTTCATACTCATGGTGCCCTCGTATATCTGGGCTATGATCTGGGTTGCGCAGATGGAGATCCCGCCGCATCCGCCGCGGCATCGCGCGGTGCACCCGGTGCGCAATCTGGTGGATGGTTTGCAGTTCATGCGCCGCGATGCGACGATATTGACGCTCATTCTGACGGTGACGGTGCCAACACTGTTTTCGCTGCCGTACATGAATTTCGTTCCGCTATTCGCCAGCGATATCTTGCAGGTGGGACCCGGGGGGCTGGGTGTGCTGCAGGGCGCGGTCGGCGTCGGCGCGTTGATCGCGGCGCTTGCCATGGCCGGATTGACCGGCACGTCACGCAAAGGGCTGTGGATGATCGTGGTGATGGTCGGGCACTCAGTGGTCATCGCGCTGTTCGGATTGTCGCTGAACTACTACGTGTCGATCGCGCTGCTCTTTGTGTCGGGCATCGCCTGGTCGGTTATGAACGCCCTCAACTCGACGCTGCTGCAACTGGCAACCCCCGACGAGTACCGCGGGCGCGTATTCAGCGTCTATGCGCTGACCTGGGGCTTTCAGCCACTGGGCGGCTTGCTGATTGGCGGTCTGGCTGAGGCGCTCGCCAGTCCCGCCTATGCGATCGCGATCACCAGCATGGTCGGGGCCGTCTTGATCTTGCTGGCAACCGTGATGAGCCCGCACATGCGGCGCATGGAGTAG
- the hisF gene encoding imidazole glycerol phosphate synthase subunit HisF, translated as MLAKRIIPCLDVKDGRVVKGVSFVNLRDAGDPVEQGAVYDREGADELVFLDITASHERRGTILDMVRAVADAVFIPFTVGGGVRSVDDVRAILRAGADKVGINTAAVQNPALISQSAENFGVQCIVVAIDAKRASGGRWEVYVQGGRTPTGRDAVEWAREAEQRGAGEILLTSMDEDGRLNGYDIALTSAIAQAVSIPVIASGGAGKLDDFRAALVEGGAGAALAASLFHDRKLAIRDVKEYLLNNGVAVRPM; from the coding sequence ATGCTGGCCAAACGCATCATACCGTGCCTGGATGTCAAAGACGGGCGCGTCGTCAAGGGCGTCTCGTTTGTCAACCTGCGCGACGCGGGCGACCCGGTCGAGCAGGGTGCCGTCTACGACCGCGAGGGCGCCGACGAGCTGGTGTTCCTCGACATCACGGCGTCGCACGAGCGGCGCGGAACCATACTTGACATGGTGCGCGCGGTCGCCGATGCGGTGTTCATCCCGTTCACGGTAGGCGGCGGCGTGCGCAGCGTGGACGATGTGCGTGCGATCCTGCGTGCCGGCGCTGACAAGGTCGGCATCAACACGGCGGCGGTACAGAACCCCGCGCTGATCAGCCAGAGCGCCGAGAACTTCGGCGTGCAGTGCATCGTCGTGGCGATCGACGCCAAGCGCGCGAGCGGCGGTCGCTGGGAAGTCTATGTGCAAGGCGGGCGCACGCCGACTGGCCGCGATGCGGTCGAGTGGGCGCGCGAAGCCGAGCAGCGCGGCGCGGGTGAAATCCTGCTGACGAGCATGGACGAGGACGGCCGCCTGAACGGCTACGACATCGCGCTCACAAGCGCCATCGCGCAGGCGGTGTCTATCCCGGTGATCGCGTCGGGCGGTGCGGGCAAGCTGGACGATTTTCGCGCTGCGCTGGTCGAAGGTGGCGCCGGGGCGGCGCTGGCCGCGTCGCTGTTTCACGACCGCAAGTTGGCGATTCGCGATGTGAAGGAATACCTACTGAACAACGGAGTGGCCGTGCGGCCTATGTAG
- a CDS encoding PAS domain-containing protein codes for MIVARQLASYLALPMFLVDPAGDLMYYNEPAEEILGVRYEETGSLTAEHWAAIFSPMNESGETISSEQLPLNIALTKRQPAHNTFWIRGADRRARHISVTAIPVIGQSDRFLGAITIFWQVGA; via the coding sequence ATGATCGTCGCCCGGCAGTTGGCCAGCTATCTGGCATTGCCGATGTTCCTGGTCGATCCCGCGGGCGACCTGATGTACTACAATGAGCCGGCCGAGGAAATCCTCGGCGTGCGCTATGAGGAAACCGGTTCCTTGACGGCCGAGCACTGGGCGGCCATTTTCTCGCCCATGAACGAGTCCGGCGAGACCATCAGTAGCGAACAGCTTCCCTTGAATATTGCGTTGACCAAGCGCCAGCCCGCCCACAACACCTTCTGGATCCGCGGCGCCGACCGGCGCGCGCGCCACATCTCCGTGACGGCCATCCCGGTCATCGGCCAGTCCGACCGCTTCCTCGGCGCCATCACGATCTTCTGGCAGGTGGGCGCGTGA
- a CDS encoding DUF433 domain-containing protein, whose protein sequence is MAEYSDRILVDPEILAGKPVVRGTRIPVELVLKRLAQDLDVQTLLEAYPRLTLADVQACLAYAQSLVAGEEIFPQAAPAT, encoded by the coding sequence ATGGCCGAATACTCTGATCGGATCCTTGTCGATCCTGAAATACTGGCGGGCAAGCCTGTTGTTCGCGGGACCCGCATTCCAGTCGAATTAGTTTTGAAGCGATTGGCCCAGGACCTGGATGTTCAGACTTTGCTGGAGGCTTACCCGCGGCTCACATTGGCTGACGTTCAAGCATGCCTCGCATATGCGCAGTCGCTCGTCGCCGGCGAGGAGATCTTCCCCCAGGCAGCTCCTGCCACCTAA
- the hisI gene encoding phosphoribosyl-AMP cyclohydrolase, translating into MIELKYNSQGLIPAVVQDAQTKEVLMVAFMSRDSLARTFESGETVFWSRSRREFWHKGETSGNTQRVVEVRADCDGDTLLVLVEPRGPACHTGAVSCFFNKVEGAA; encoded by the coding sequence TTGATAGAACTGAAATACAACAGCCAGGGCCTGATTCCGGCCGTCGTGCAGGATGCGCAGACGAAGGAGGTGCTGATGGTCGCGTTCATGAGCCGCGACTCGCTGGCGCGCACCTTCGAGAGCGGCGAGACGGTGTTCTGGAGCCGCAGCCGGCGGGAGTTCTGGCACAAGGGCGAGACGTCGGGCAATACGCAGCGTGTCGTCGAGGTGCGGGCCGACTGCGATGGCGACACCCTGCTCGTGCTCGTCGAGCCGCGCGGCCCGGCGTGCCATACCGGTGCGGTGAGTTGCTTCTTCAACAAAGTGGAGGGGGCAGCCTGA
- a CDS encoding DUF5615 family PIN-like protein: MKFLLDESADYPLAAYLRSRSHDVTAVAHDYPNALKDDAVLAIALREERILITNDRDFGELIFRRHLPHRGIILFRLGAEALSIKERWLDVVLDAHAHHLRGFIVVTENGVRVRHSGQI, translated from the coding sequence ATGAAGTTCCTTCTCGATGAGAGCGCGGACTATCCACTGGCCGCATATCTCCGTAGCCGGAGCCACGATGTGACGGCGGTCGCGCACGATTACCCCAACGCTTTGAAGGACGACGCTGTGCTCGCGATCGCGCTTCGCGAAGAACGCATTCTGATCACCAACGATCGCGATTTCGGCGAATTGATATTCCGTCGTCATTTGCCGCACCGCGGTATCATACTTTTCCGGCTGGGCGCGGAAGCGCTGTCGATCAAAGAGCGCTGGCTTGACGTCGTACTCGACGCGCACGCACATCACTTACGTGGGTTCATAGTTGTTACGGAGAACGGCGTGCGTGTGCGGCATAGCGGACAAATCTGA